Part of the Numenius arquata chromosome 5, bNumArq3.hap1.1, whole genome shotgun sequence genome is shown below.
GAGCTTCTGTAAGCAGAAGCAAAGGACAGAGCTTTGACACATCTGTCAGTTAAATTAAACCCAAGTTCTAGacgaaaaaaaaaagtttcagtctattttcttctaaagaaatTCTTTTGGAGAGCAGCTCCATTTCTGATGGAAACTACAACTTGTGCTAtttctctttccccccctccttagtACTCACAGAAACTGGATGTATCGGCTTTGACCTCAGCAACCAATGTTTATCCAGATGAAAATGGCTCTGCACGGTTCATCCTGATGCTGTCAAATGGGGAATTAGAACTGAAGGTAAAAAGAAGAAAGCTGTGGTTTTAAGCTACTTGGTACTTTACTTAGTCTCCCACAGATACTCAGAGCTGCATTTTTGGTGTGGGAGTAGAGCTGCCTTCTTGACATCTAAGCAAACAGCCTGCAGCTGGGCAGCACCGAAAGGCAGGGCAAGGGAACCTAACACCAGGGAAACTCCCCCTAAGGCATTAGAAGTTTTTCCTCAGGATTATCTGGGCATATGAAATGAGCAAGGAATTGAACAAGAAGATATACAAGAGAAACCAGGAAGTACCACACTGACAGGCCCCATCACCTGTAAAATCAAGAAGGTGATAAAATACCCGACCACCCCACCATTCAGAAGCCATTCAGGTTGTAGTGCTCAGGGACTTTCTAGAAGGTTTTAGCCTTGAGACTCACCTTAGCATGGCTTTCTCCTTGGATCCACATAACCCTCTCCTTTTACTCCAACAGGGTGTTTTTACCTTCCcacctcttttctctccctctaatTGAACATGGAGTACTGGGGAAgtgcagggttttggggtgcgatGGAGCTTGGCAGGGAGCTCATTTCCAGGCACGGTAGTTCTAAAAGGGTGAGAGTTATTTGACATTTCCACATGAAATAtcatactttttttgttgttgctgtagtTGTTCTTACACTGTCATTTTCTGTTCTCTCAGGCTAATGATTGTGAATGTGGGAAAGAATGGAAGGGTTTTATTCTCACCGTAACAGAGGTATGGAAGAGTTTTATATCTCACTTCATGTCAAAAGTGTCTGTAAGTGGGTTTTGTCTTCATGTGTGCCAGAAGTTGGTTTCCACAGGCACAAAGCTTTGCTTCTAAGGTGTTTGCACACACTAAACTGTTGAGGGGATTTGTTGCGTTttgtctgttgtttgttttgttggtttttttttcccctaggagAGCAAAATTCAGGCTGACTTAACCCCAGCTTGTCTGCAATACACACTCTGCCATGGTGTCTAGTCAGGCGCAGTTCCCAGTTTGCTGTCCAGGAAGGAAAAGATTTCTAGCACAAGTCCATCCCCTACAGCTCTGAAAAAGGGAGCTTGCTCTGAGAGACGACTCTCTAGATCTTTACCATGGGATAAAGACATAACCAAAGTAGTGGCCAAACCCCACACCTGAGAGAACCCCTCAGccctgtgttttattttactattCTTCTTAGCTAAATGCAGTTTGAAAATAGAGACCCTTTTGTGATAATGActaggggaaaaataaatgaagtttgcTCACAAATGACTTTACATAGTCCTAGCTGAACCGCTTAGAAAGCCGAGGGTGGATGAAATAGTTTAAATTACAGTTACACAGCCTTTTGCAGTATAGCAACCGCAAAATATTGTTGTGGATTCTTACATCATTCCCACTTCTTTTAATGCACATTGCTTCTAAATCGGGACACAGATATCCTTATTTCACTATTCTAACAAAAACACGTGCAGCATTTTATTTGAAGCAGAGGCATATCCAAACCTTCCAGATTATCACAGCTGCTTAAACCAAGCAGGTAAGAAAGATTTCTACACAGCAGCTGCGCTCAGAGAGTGGCCGTGATGCGCACACAGAAACGATTTCTCACAATGTTTGTCCACTCTTTCATTTTCAATTACACTGTTCATTTTCAGCTATCCGTTCCACCAGATGAGTCATTACTACCTGAGCAACTTAGAAGAATGCATGAAGtgctagagaaagaaaagaaaagaaggattaCGCTTAACAACTGTTCCAGCACATCCTTGGACAGCAAGAGCCCTCCCAGCAGTACATCGATCCCTCTGCCAGCGTAAGCTCTGAATAAGCTATGCAAACCCCAACCTGACtgaagagccttctcttcttctttcaaAGTATTATTTCCGTGCAGAGGTTCAAAATTCAGCTGTTGTACAAGGGTTGTATAATACGCAATGAACAAAATCTACCTTGAGACCTTTATAGATATTTCCTAAGGGAAAGACTACTCCTGGAGCTTTCCTACAAtgccttttgttttgaaaaggctGAGTGCAACGTATTGCTATGCTTAGAAAACTTTTCAGAAAACCAGATGTTAGGCTCCTGTATCTGCCCTTCTGAGAAAATACCGATTACCATTGAGAAAGTCAAGGTAAATCAAGGTTAGTCTTCCCACATTCTTTACAAGGGTCCAGAAAGTGTCATACCTGCGTGAAAGCTTCACTTTTCTCTCTGAGAAGGCCAAAGCACAGCTGTCCTGAATTATGCTCCTATAGTAGCACTAATCAGCGAGAGTTCTTCAGATGTCATGCCTCTTGGCAGCCATGGCTAGTCACCCTGGATAAGCCTAGCATTGTGAGGAGGTGTTAGCCCAGCAGACTGTGTCTCTTCACGCAGCTCAGAATGATGTGTCCTTGCCAGAGCAACTCTCGTGTatgccttttctctctttccttctgtccAGGTGCTTCTATGCAGTATCTCGGCAAGAAGCAATAGAGATGTTAGAAAAGAACCCTTCACATGGGAATTTGATCCTGCGTCCTGGCAGCGACAGCAAGAACTATGCAATCACTATCCTGTACAAGCTGGAGTAGGTTGATTCCACAATGTATTATCCCATTCTTAACTAGTACACACTGTGTTACAAGCTGAATTCTTAATACCCAGAGCTGACATCTCTCGAGATATGCCTTACTTTCAGGCTATTTTGAGAAAGGCAAATGGGGCCTGAGACTGATTTCTCAGTTCTCTCCTCCTCCAAAGCCAGTTAGATTAAATGAAGAAGCAATAAAGATCCTCCCGGAAAAGCCCTTTTGCTTGGCTAAATGGGCTCCCCCCCATTTGCCATGAAATCCTATTCTGTTTAAGAGGTCATGACGCAGAATGAAAACGGAACAAGCCGTACcactttataaaatgaaaaaaaaaatgagggagaagTCTTTTCAAACAGTAACTTAGTCAAAAAACACACCACATTTCAACTGAATTGCCATGTTTTAGCTTTTGCAGAGCTTCAGAACGAGAGGCGTCTGGGACACCAGGCATGACGTTTGCAATTCTCCATGTTTCTAAactaaaatgggggggggggggaacctcaCCCTGCTGAAGACCTTCAGTGAGCTCTGGGGGTATTACAAAGCACACCCATTTCTCCTGCAAAGGAATTTATAATGACAACGATACaacaaaaagtatttaatttcagGCAGTATAtcaactttcattttctttcagtgccCCACACTTAAAGCACTATAAAGTGGTGTCCAAAGGAACAAGTTACCTTATTGAATTAGAACGACGGGTAAGTGAACAATTCCCTTGTTGAAGATTCTTAAGCAGGTGTAGAAATACCACTTTGCAGAAAATTAGACATCCTATTGGTTTGAAAAAATACCTGCTGTAACACCATCTGCTGGAAGATCACCAGCAGTCACTGAAGAGCATGATGGTGCAGAGAACCATCTCTCTTCAGCTTTGTTTACTCATTTGATGGAAGGGAAGGAGTTGTCTCTTCAGGGGTCAAAATGTTACCACAGATTGCAGAGGGCTGTCCTGAACCTCACTGCATCCAAATGCTGGATGTAAATCCAGTATCGGTTTCTTGAGATACGCTGTTAGGGATCTCAGCCTgccagcatgttttaaaaaaaatatattctcaacACACATAGCGTGTTTTATTTGGCaagctggtttttttgtttgtttgttttgttttgtttttttttttagttggtggtttttgttttcatgaaacaGGTGACGCTCCCAAGCCTTCAGGATGTTGTCAATTACTTTGTGACCCAAACCCGAGGGAACCTGAAGCCGTACATCATTCCGACACGTGCTGCAGAGGACCCAGTGTTCTGAAAGCAAGCTGGTGGCTGAAGGCAGACACAGAAACGGCCCTGCTAAAAGAAAGAGGCATGGAAGCAGCAGAGGAACTCCGCACtattgaaaataaatggaaggCATTCCCCAAGCTACTCTTTCTCAATTTCTAGAACAGTTCTGTCGGTCCTAAACCAAGAACGTGATGCAGCTTCTCCCAGAGAAACTTCTGAGATTTGGGGAGGGCAAATAACCCCAATTCCTGCAAAAGATTAAATGTGGGAAAAAAGAGAGTGGGAAAGAGAGGACACATTGCTCCTGCAGAATGCGATGGAAAAATACTGTATTGAAATTAGGCAGACTGTTTGTGGGCTCAGCTCTGTCATAGGCTCACAGCGCAATAAACTCGTCCTCTTAAAAACCCCTTTTCTTGTCTACACACTCGTAACAGTGTCAGTGCCATTTATGACATCCCACAGGGACAGCAGGGATGCCTCACCTCAGAGAGGCTTTGAGCACAGCCAGAAAGGCGCAATACAgaccaaaaagcagaaaatacaagtCTGGGTAGTTTAAACTGGGATTCCTGTCTCTCTGCAAGGCCATGCAACCCTTACAGGACCTGGAACATCCCGAGTAAGGCGGCGGGAGCATTTCCCGTGTGATGCAGCTGAGGGAGGGCATAAATTCAAGCAAACCGAGGCATCTCCAGCCCAGATGAACATTCCCACCTACATGCCAGCAGGGGTGTTCATCAGACCCTGCTGTGAGCTACTTCAGgaaactaaacaaaaataaattagcGTTCCTGTTGGTTAAGCTCTCTGAACTACCTTCCCCACGGGCTGAGACAAGCCCCAGCGAGTGCGCAGGGAAGACAAGATCGCAGAGCTGGTAACGGGGGAAGGCAGCAGGGCATGAGAGAGCcctgctgatgataccaaaccgtTGTGGAACCCCCACTGAGCCTTAGGCACAGCATCCATCTTCTTGAAAACTGGGGATCCAGCCTTCAAAACAAGCAACTTAAGTGATAAGCAGAAAGATCCAAGTTTAGTATTTTTAGCCTGTAAGTTCTGCCAGACAGCAGGACTGAATAAAGTGCTCCAGGATGGGTACCCGCTGCTGAGCTACACTCCTTCATAGCTAGTGGAAATGACTAGCTCCAGagcctgccttttttctttaaaaaaaaaaaaacacaaaacaaccagcCAAATAAACAGCACCTCTTCTGTGGCAGAGGCGCGGGAGCATTCACACAGCTCAGCTGAAGACGGCTGTGATCTAGGTACCGAAGCAGCCTGCACAGGGAGCGCCCTGCACACACAGGGAGCGCTCTAGGTAGAGCTGCTCTTATTTCCAGACCAATATTAATCATCGTGGTCCTTTAGGAATCACAAATTCATTATTACTTGTTTCAAGGATTAGGGAAGTCAGTCAAAGCTTGGAAAGGTCATTTTAGAAGAATGCCCGTGTGTTTGTACATAATAGATCATGTGTGACCGTATGAAGGCACACCCACTGTATTTATAAAAAGTACAACATAGTACGAGACGATAGCACTTGCTTTTCATGAAAATACTTACAAGTCCTTTGTGAAGATGGTGCTGCTCAAAATGCATCAGGTTAGAGCTGCAGCTTTTCCGCAGTATGAATCTGAAACTCGTGTGCTGCTGTAAGAAGTGGGAACTTCATACTTCTTCGTTGTATCTGACTTTTGCCATGCAAAATGATTCGCTTGCTAGCAagactgttctgctgctgctgtcaacGACTCGTGACACCTTTAAGCTGGAGCCTCAATAAACTTTCTGCAGCGTGGATAAACACCCATGCTAGCTACTTCATTGACCACACAAAAGATACATTTactaaaataaactttcaaagCAATCTGGTCAAAACTTACCAACCTTTGGACAAAGGTTTAGATTGGTGCACTGCGCTGCACTGGAGTATGCTTTCTGTAATTACAACACAGGACATAATTAACAGGGATGGATACACCTTTCAAGCTGATAAGCCAGTTGCATTTGGCTGAAATTCAGTTCCCTTCTTAAAATAACTGCCCTACAGCCACTTTGAAACAAAGACACGAGGAAAATTAAGAATACGAACTTACCTAAAGCCTTAACATTTGATACAAGTCAGACGGATACACAAACTCTCTGCCTAGCTCAAACTCCCATTACTTCAGGATGCGAGATGCCATGATGAGGTGCATCACAGAGGGCTTCTGCATTCACAGAGGCCCAGCTGGTGCCAGAGTTGCTCTTTTTATGTAGTCATTATTCTTGaattgcgcttttttttttttaaaatagacattCACATATTCACCATACATaggaaaaggggggaggggaaagctgAACACATGTACTTTTTACTCCTTTTATAGGTATATGAAGTCCTAAATCCATCAGATCTGCCAAAACAGTCTCGTTAACAGTAGCACAATCTTCACACAGAATCCTCACTACTTCTAGCACTAAAGAAACGTGGAGATTAACCACAGAGAACACCTGAGCTGGGTACTAAATGCCTCATGTTTTGCATGCACAAACATTCCTGAAACTATTAAGAATGCAAGAAATTAAGGGAAAGTCTAGCATAAATATAAGCAAAGTCTGTAAGAAAGCGTTTGAGTGAGAAAGATCTTTAATACTGATATAAAACCTAATCTCTGCAAGTCAACTACTCTTTCAAAGAATAACATTTTGAAGGAAAGCTATTCAAAGTGTTCTAGTGGAAAGATAAGTTCTTCATTGCTGCAGGGGAGATGGCTAACTCTAGCTGCTCCACGGGAACAGAGCATCAAACAGtcgagaggaggagaagagaggaggagaagagaggaggagaagagaggaggagaagagaggaggagaagagaggaggagaagagaggaggagaagagaggaggagaagagaggaggagaagagaggaggagaagagaggaggagaagagaggagagcagtTCTCAGATTCCAGGTAGTGCTAACAAGCCTCTGCACTGCTAGCACTGGTATTAACAACACTGGAGATCTGGAAGACCAGCACCCCGAAATTCACCTGCTGGGTTTCACTGAGCCTTTTTAGCGTGATCCCGCTGACTTTTGATAAAAAGCAGCAACGGATTGAGAAATGGGCTGTATCAAACAAATTCACACCGAATCGGCTCACTCCACTCCGCACAAACTTCAATATAAATGCATTCTCTCTCCGTGTCAGCGATCCAGAAAGTTTTAAAACACGAAAAACAATTTTAATGAGCCACTTGACATGCACAGTTTTTCCATATAAAGTCCTCTTTCCGTTATTCCTTGTAAGATTTTACCTAGGTTAACTTATATCCAAGAAAATGTAAAGGTCTGCCAATAAATATCTAGAGCCGTTGTGCATTTTGAGGTTTTCCATCAGCTGAGCAGAACCCACCCATAGAACAGACATCCATCCAACAGAGACAACCAAGAAGAGCAGCACAGGGATAGAGCCCTATGTGTACTGGCCccggtccctgccaacctcaacctGGACTTTTTGGCGAGGGTCTCACAAAGCTGTATGCATTGTCATTAATAAAAGCTAGTCCATTAATTATATCTGAAAATTTACTTTAAACCCTGAGGACCATCAGATGACATTCTAGCAAAGTACTGAGACTTTACTATATACTTTACTTTTTATATGTTACTTTGAGAGCACAAGCATGATGTGAACACCACACTAACGTACCAGAGTGTACTCACTCAAAGTTTCACCTGTTTCCCAGTCTCCAACTGTGAGAGGTGACAGTGCTTTCAATTTACCTAAACCTTTAAGTGATCCTTAGCACTAATTAGTGATTTCAATTAAGAGTACAGATTCCAATACTGCCACAGTGAAACACATTTTAGTTGTTATTTAGAAGTGGAGACTTACTGTCTGCTTGTGCCTTCTCTGCACTCGAAATGTAGCTATCTTTTCTACCGTTTCAAAAGGTTTCCCTAAAAgaggttcttttaaaaaatgaactaagTTAGGTAGCTTAAAAAGCAGTATTATTAATCTAGAAAATTATATCTATAAACTAGACCGACTGTAAAACTATATACAACTTCCAGAAGAAATCCCGCATGTAAGACTAAATCCCAAATACTGGAATAATTGTGTTGAATGCAGCTATTCAGTTCCTTCCATCTTGGTGCTCAAGTTCCCAGCCTCATAGCTGTTATTCCTGACTACAACTAAccgaaaagggaaaaaaggaaaagtaaaattcctgaCCAATAACGTTCATTAAATCTGAAGATACCCCTAAAGCTTGATAAATTATGGTCGTGGATAAATAGCTAAGCAGTCAGTAGCTTTTGCAAGAGCTGCAGGAGACGATGTGCAATCACGATCTCTAAAgctaaaacacattaaaaggttTTCCAGTTCATGGGCTTTTATTCTAATCTCACTTCACACCGTCATCatcgggagaaaaaaaaaaaaaaagaactaccaGCTCAACTATCCAGTGTTTAAATGATAGATAGAGAAAATAAAGTGGAGTCACAGATGTTTCTGTAACACACCTCTGCCTCACGACAGTAGCAAAGCTAGTCCCTAATTATTTCCCATTAAGCAGATTCTTTATACTTAGATATCCTAGTAATTGACTGATAATGACAGTAAAATCCTCAGTGTTCAGTGCAACTCAGACTTGTGCTGTGGACAGGTGTACAGCATAACCATTCGCTATAAGGAAACGGTACcaaaaggagcagctgaggaaacagTGTTCGCTGTGACAAACATCCAGAGTCATTTACCTTCTCCTCCTTTTAAAGTCGTCATTTGCTACAGCGTTTTTAATTTGGTGAGGGCAGAAAGGGTCAACCACACCCTTTCTCGAGGACAAAGTTTTATTGTTGAAAGCGTTCACTCAGCTCTCCGATAGGTTTCCACTTTCCCCGTATTGCAGTATTCCCCAAAGAACAGTCTTAGCGCAGATAATCAACAATTCCAGCTCTCTTGACTCCAGGGGAGGTGTGACAATTTACACCTAACTCAAGACATGCCTCCCTGTGTTTCCGTGTTGAGACTGAGATAAGATAGCTGCTCTGACACACAGCATCACTAACTGCTCAGAAGAGAGCACCAACAACACAGTAAAGCAGTTTCATCTGCTTTTAAGTGGGAGTTTAAACCTTTTGGACGGGTTAAATCTCACGTGTAGATGGCAAGAATGAAATTCGTGTTGGAGAATTAAGTAACACACGAAATGGATTTGAGATGTTCTTAGAATGCCAGAAGTATCGTAAAACGGCAGTTTCCCCATTTTCTGCACTCTTCCCTAAGCAGTGCCTAATGTGCACTTGGGGACCATTTGTTAGGTTCACCATTCTTCTTGCTTTCTTCAACTCCCCACAAATTAATACAAATCTTGCCTTTAAGGTAAGGACTGCACTGGACATGCCATCTCATGGAGTGACCAATCCTCCTTTGAGCAAACAGGTTTGAAGAAGACGGGAGCAGATGAAACATAAATCCAGTTTGTCTTCAGTGCAAAGCCACTGATTTTCACCACCTGTTTTAATTAAGGCTTCACCAAAAACAAATATATAGTACCATCTTTAATAGCTGAAAATTAGCACACTCCTTTCAGAACAAATGGTCCGGGAGTGACTTTTGGGTCTCTGCCGTCAATTGTCTTCCTGAACAAAGTAGTATCTCACTGGTGGCCCTGGCAAGTCTTCCTCTCCATCAGTCTCTGGAGGAAATGACACTGTCAAATCCACATACTTCTTATCAGCTGATGGTTTCACAAGCTTTTGCATCCTACAGGGAAATGAAGAACAATTGGTTAACGTACCGAAAAGATGACTGGCAGTGGGAATTCAGGGCCAGCCTAGGATGAATTTCACTGCCAGCAATGAAGCCCAACATACTAGAAACCAGATTAAAATGGAGAATAATTTTGACACACAAGCTGTTCCTCCACCTGAGGTACAGCAAATGGTATTCCAATTTCTTGATAAACTTAGCCTGTTAGGGAACTATTACATTGTTCACTAACAAGTGCTCAgtacaaaagaaaagacaaaatggccAGTTTCGGATGGGATTCCTCACCAATGTCATTTCTTTTTTGGTGTACTACTGAGGCACAAGGCAAAGTTAGCTTTCCGTGCAGGATTTTGGTCAATGAGGAGTAAGTTCTTGGTATAGCATAATGGCTGGTTTTAATACATTATTAGGCAGAACCACTCCAGTGCAGACACTAGATACAGAGTTCTGTTGGAAAGTAATTCTACTGAAGTTAAGGCTTGTTTAAGTCCTTGAATTTTGAAGGCAAATAGCAacgatggggggaaaaaaaccagccagGACCTGGGACTTCTTCCTTCACGACCACAATGTGCGTTTAAACTAGGTAAGTGTGTCATGTCTTGGTGCAACTTTCCCCTCTTTGCTCTCTACAGTCTTAAAAGCTCCAGCTATTGCTTGGAAGTTGCATAATAAAACACTGAAGTAGAAGGTCAATCCACCTCACTTTCATTACATATCTTTGTAtgtctcaaaattattttcttgccaACTCGGAGCACTAGTTCCTGAGGCCAGCTCAAAtgctgggaggctgggggaaTACAGTCACTCATCTCTGTTCCTCACAGGTCACTTAGAGAAGGATTTCCCTTCAGGCTATAATTTAGCACACAGCTCAAAAAGGTGTTTTCCCCAAAGTACTTGTTCCCTTAGCAGAACCCAAAGCATTAGGTTCTTCTCAGCAGAGATACTGAGGTTATATCCGTTTGCATGAGGAAGGCCCAAGCTACAGAGCAAGGCTTCTAACTATGTCTCTAAAACTTGCTTTTAAGGAGTATGCTACCAGTCAGTGCTGTAATTCTGAAATGAAGACAGTCTTGTAATGCTTGTCATATTACAGCgagagaaagatttaaaataccttaaggaaaaaaaaaaaaaaaaaaaacaaacacacaagcaagACCAGAGTTTGGTGTGCAAATATCTGATAAAGCTTTTGGGACTGTTTGTAACAGAACCCCAAGTTGCTGTAACTACATGAAATGCTTGAACTAAATCTCAGGGTAATAAGAAATCCCGATATTCACAAGAAGGCAGCTTCATGCCTTGCCTTTGACTTCGTTACACCCCCCACTCGTTCAGAATGATTTATACAGCTGTAGGAGAAGGAATATAAACAACTTATTTTGAGATAGGCTGGAAGTTCACATCTTGGTGTGCCTCTCTAAAGGCAGTACCAACTTAGAGGCTCTTCTCTCCCTGGAAGTTTGAAGTAGCTTGCCCATAACAAACTACTATGCCTGACGTTACCTACTAACAGACACCTTTGAAACAGTACTGATCAATCTGTGGTATATGCTAGAGCCTCTGCTTGCTCTAGCAAAGCCCGTGAGCGCTGACCAGCACATACTTCGCAGCAGCTGCGAGGAACAGATTTTGAGCTAAAGAAGTTCAATCAACATCTAAGGTAGAACTAAACCTGGGTGAGATCTGCCCGTTACTTTGCAAAAGCCTATCAGTCAAAACCCAATGCCCTGTGCTCCTCACGCCCTCCCAAACTTCCAGTCTGATATAACTCCATTTCCTCTCAGCTGAGCAGCACTGCAAGACCTTGTGAacgtcttcatttttaaaagcactcaAGTGAGCTAGAATCTCAAGGAATTATTAGGAACTGAACAGATTTCCAGAAATCTCAATCTGCAACCAATACAGTAACTCCTTCCCAAATAAGCGTTCTCATTCTTTCAGAGATAAGTATCACCATAAGTTTTAAGCCAGTTTAAAAAGGTCCAATTAGCCTTATTCTCCTTGAACCAAGGTACATTCTTTCCCCAAAAATACTTACTGTCAGACTTCTTTGGGTTTCTCATTCTGGCATCCATCAGTTAGAGCAGCATTTTGCAAGTCTCCTGTCCTCACCAAAGAATTTAAttcactttgtcttttttttatttatttatttttttccaaaagaagaaattacctttttctttcccaaatactTATGACTAGCGACCACTTTGAGAGAAAACATTGCTGTCAGATACATGTCCTTATGATATAACACTGAACATAATTTGTACATGCACTCACATCCCTCAATACATTTTCCAGTTATACTTACGTCAGCTTTAATCTTTTAATATGACCTGGCATCACAGGAACATACAGCATTTTGACTCCCTGTACAACCATAGTTGGTTCAATTCCATATTTCTCCTGGAATTCAcgaattaaaatttattaaaggACTAGGACAACTGCACAAACCAGCATACACTACTACTGTTAATACTAGAATTAATTATTCAAAACCGTAGGATCCCAACCAAAAAGCTTGCTAATTCATAGATGTTGACAGAAGTTCTATTAAGATACCTTTGAGTCAATCAAATTAGATTTGTCTGAAAGTAGACTTGGACGCATTTACTTAGCAGACATTGCTGTTGACGTTAATTCTTTCTAGAACTACTCTGGTTTGAACAATAACttgataaaagaagaaaaaacaaaacaaaacaaccccccaaaccaAGAAAAACCTTTCCTCTTGCTTGTATTAGCCCAGTACAGTACTTACTCTGACAGCATTTATGAAGTCCAACAGAGTAAAATCCTCTTTCCCATAAATTGTCCACCTGTCCCAGATTGTAAATGATAtcccatttctgtttcaaaaaaaaagaaaaaaagagagaagttgttttttattttagcacGTGAACTCAGGCATTTCCTTTAAACA
Proteins encoded:
- the STAP1 gene encoding signal-transducing adaptor protein 1 produces the protein MLRGGREQPEETPQPAPRLIFQERQRITGLPLYFQGYLSVRRSRCQEFRVYWTELRGTMLFFYDDKKAPIYSQKLDVSALTSATNVYPDENGSARFILMLSNGELELKANDCECGKEWKGFILTVTELSVPPDESLLPEQLRRMHEVLEKEKKRRITLNNCSSTSLDSKSPPSSTSIPLPACFYAVSRQEAIEMLEKNPSHGNLILRPGSDSKNYAITILYKLDAPHLKHYKVVSKGTSYLIELERRVTLPSLQDVVNYFVTQTRGNLKPYIIPTRAAEDPVF